One stretch of Paroedura picta isolate Pp20150507F chromosome 13, Ppicta_v3.0, whole genome shotgun sequence DNA includes these proteins:
- the MTMR3 gene encoding phosphatidylinositol-3,5-bisphosphate 3-phosphatase MTMR3 isoform X1, with amino-acid sequence MDEETQHSLECIQANQIFPRKQLIREDENLQVPFLELHGESTEYVGRAEDAIIALSNYRLHIKFKESIVNNVCKFAACETSVPLQLIENVECRDIFQLHLTCKDCKVIRCQFSTFEQCQEWLKRLNNAIRPPSKIEDLFSFAYHAWCMEVYASEKEQHGDLCRPGDHVTSRFKNEVERMGFDMNNAWRISNINEKYKLCSSYPQELIVPAWITDKELESVASFRSWKRIPAVVYRHQSNGAVISRCGQPEVSWWGWRNADDEHLVQSVAKACASDSKSNNSKLMNGNCSRDFSNGGDFSDMEFDSSLSNASGAETLAIQPQKLLILDARSYAAAVANRAKGGGCECPEYYPNCEVVFMGMANIHSIRKSFQSLRLLCTQMPDPGNWLSALESTKWLQHLSVLLKSALLVVHAVDRDQRPVLVHCSDGWDRTPQIVALAKLLLDPYYRTIEGFQVLVETEWLDFGHKFADRCGHGENSDDLNERCPVFLQWLDCVHQLQRQFPCSFEFNEAFLVKLVQHTYSCLFGTFLCNNAKERGEKHTQERTCSVWSLLRAGNKAFKNLLYSSQSESVLYPVCHVRNLMLWSAVYLPCSSPSTPADDTCAPYPVPNSTPEDQPLGRLPKTRSFDNLTTACDSSVPTANRRSSDPSLNEKWQEHRRSLELSSLGNPGDDLFDGENLGKQGKTLVGAELSVAAGVAEGQMVNILQEATKEEGGLEESVRSTVKTADKEGEEDVSQNKESRTENMDGYANHLCKKVEKEADTPVDNPISIPQVDLQGAFELQGQENEHVAVQKPFEARGLQTGFLDNFVNSSIQRAEENSVRLSVETEKPHGTPQHSPLLPVLQEAGISNMESSTETLTENGAKPELIQNAPCHWFHSTENSAGELPETVESRPEREDMIELHRLATNLNRTPKISNMHSPLPSPCALPLTECKEDIVCNGEVESENKVTDKPAGFSVTHKYPAPNGHCVNGEEGRIKVPLSRQVSTASCSSAPLHLRNLHHKGIAGRHQTANSPDQPARSHLDDDGMPIYADVIQQRLRQIESGHQQEVETLKKQVQELRSRLESQYLNSSLRFNGDYGDEVTSIPDSESNLDQNCLSRCSTEIFSEASWEQVDKQDTEVTRWLPDHLAAHCYGCDSAFWLASRKHHCRVPERVDQTWNCGNVFCSSCCNQKVPVPSQQLFEPSRVCKSCYSSLHPNSSSLDLELDKPIAATSN; translated from the exons GTCCCTTTTCTTGAACTTCATGGTGAAAGCACAGAATATGTGGGGCGAGCTGAAGATGCCATTATTGCACTTTCCAACTACAGACTTCACATCAAATTTAAGGAATCAATTGTGAAC AATGTCTGTAAATTTGCTGCTTGTGAGACCTCA GTTCCATTACAGCTTATAGAAAACGTTGAATGCCGGGACATATTTCAGCTTCATTTGACTTGTAAAGACTGTAAAGTTATCAG GTGTCAGTTTTCTACCTTTGAGCAGTGTCAAGAATGGCTTAAACGGCTTAATAATGCAATCCGCCCTCCATCAAAGATAGAAGATCTGTTTTCATTTGCTTACCATGCCTGGTGTATGGAGGTGTATGCTAGTGAAAAAGAACAGCACGGTGATTTGTGTCGACCAG GGGATCATGTAACATCAAGATTTAAAAACGAGGTTGAAAGGATGGGTTTTGATATGAACAATGCCTGGAGGATTTCCAACATCAATGAGAAGTACAA ACTTTGCAGTAGCTACCCTCAAGAACTCATAGTTCCTGCTTGGATCACAGACAAAGAGCTGGAGAGTGTGGCAAGCTTCCGATCTTGGAAACGCATCCCTGCTGTCGTTTACAG GCACCAGAGCAATGGAGCAGTAATTTCCCGTTGCGGGCAGCCTGAAGTCAGTTGGTGGGGCTGGAGAAATGCTGATGATGAACATCTTGTTCAATCAGTGGCCAAAGCCTGTGCCTCGGACTCTAAGTCAAACAACAGTAAGCTAATGAATGGAAACTGTTCAAGAGATTTTTCCAATGGAGGAGACTTTTCTGATATGGAATTTG ATTCCTCCTTGTCAAATGCTTCAGGAGCAGAAACCTTAGCTATACAGCCTCAGAAACTCTTGATCTTGGATGCACGCTCTtatgcagctgctgtggcaaACAGGGCCAAAGGTGGAGGTTGCGAATGTCCAG AGTATTATCCAAACTGTGAAGTCGTGTTCATGGGAATGGCAAACATCCATTCCATCCGGAAGAGTTTTCAGTCATTGCGTTTGCTCTGCACGCAAATGCCAGACCCTGGAAA CTGGCTGTCAGCTCTGGAAAGCACCAAATGGCTGCAGCACCTGTCTGTGCTTCTGAAATCGGCACTGCTGGTAGTTCATGCAGTGGACAGAGACCAGCGACCTGTCTTGGTGCATTGTTCCGATGGCTGGGACCGAACGCCACAGATAGTGGCTCTGGCTAAGCTGCTACTGGATCCGTATTACAGGACCATAGAG GGTTTCCAGGTGCTGGTGGAAACGGAGTGGCTGGATTTTGGCCATAAGTTTGCTGATCGCTGTGGCCATGGTGAGAATTCGGATGACCTGAATGAACGCTGCCCAGTGTTTTTGCAGTGGCTCGACTGTGTCCATCAGCTCCAGAGGCAATTCCCTTGCTCTTTCGAGTTTAACGAAGCATTCCTT GTCAAGTTGGTGCAGCACACCTACTCTTGCCTTTTTGGTACATTCCTGTGCAACAATGCGAAGGAGAGAGGCGAAAAACACACCCAAGAAAGGACATGTTCAGTTTGGTCTCTGCTGCGAGCAGGAAACAAAGCCTTCAAAAATCTGCTCTACTCCTCCCAATCGGAATCT GTGCTGTATCCTGTGTGCCACGTACGAAATCTTATGCTTTGGAGTGCAGTTTATTTGCCATGTTCTTCCCCTTCTACCCCAGCAGATGATACTTGTGCCCCCTATCCAGTCCCAAACTCAACTCCTGAAGATCAGCCCCTGGGAAG GCTACCAAAGACGAGGTCCTTTGACAATCTGACGACAGCCTGTGACAGCAGTGTACCTACAGCCAACCGGCGCAGCAGCGATCCCAGTCTAAATGAGAAATGGCAGGAACATCGCCGTTCTCTGGAGCTCAGCAGCCTTGGGAATCCAGGGGATGATCTCTTTGATGGAGAGAACCTGGGCAAACAAGGCAAGACTCTGGTTGGAGCAGAACTTTCTGTGGCTGCAGGTGTAGCAGAAGGACAGATGGTGAACATCTTGCAGGAGGCTACTAAGGAGGAAGGGGGCCTGGAGGAAAGCGTGAGGAGCACTGTGAAAACAGCAGATAAAGAAGGGGAAGAGGATGTGTCCCAGAATAAAGAAAGCAGGACTGAAAATATGGATGGCTATGCTAATCATTtgtgtaaaaaggttgagaaggagGCAGACACTCCTGTGGACAATCCAATTTCCATCCCGCAGGTAGATTTACAGGGTGCTTTTGAGCTTCAGGGACAAGAGAATGAACATGTAGCTGTCCAGAAGCCTTTTGAGGCgagaggactgcagactggcttTTTGGACAACTTTGTAAATAGTAGCATTCAAAGAGCAGAGGAGAACAGTGTTAGACTCTCTGTAGAAACCGAAAAACCCCATGGTACCCCCCAGCATAGCCCACTGTTGCCTGTCCTGCAGGAGGCAGGAATCTCAAACATGGAGAGTTCTACTGAAACCTTAACAGAGAATGGAGCTAAGCCAGAACTGATCCAAAATGCCCCTTGCCATTGGTTCCATTCCACGGAAAACAGCGCTGGTGAACTTCCTGAGACTGTTGAAAGTCGACCTGAGAGGGAGGACATGATAGAACTTCACAGATTGGCAACAAACTTAAACAGGACTCCTAAGATCAGCAACATGCACAGCCCGTTGCCTTCACCTTGTGCCTTGCCTTTAACTGAATGTAAAGAGGACATTGTCTGTAATGGGGAGGTGGAGTCTGAGAACAAGGTGACAGACAAACCCGCTGGGTTCAGTGTTACCCACAAGTACCCTGCGCCAAATGGACACTGTGTGAATGGAGAGGAAGGTAGGATAAAGGTCCCTCTGAGCCGGCAGGTCTCCACAGCTAGCTGCAGTTCTGCTCCGTTGCATCTAAGGAACCTGCACCACAAGGGGATCGCAGGCCGGCACCAGACCGCAAATAGTCCAGACCAGCCCGCCCGTAGCCATCTGGATGATGATGGGATGCCAATCTATGCTGATGTAATTCAACAGCGCCTTCGCCAGATTGAAAGTGGACATCAGCAGGAGGTGGAGACGTTAAAGAAGCAGGTGCAAGAGTTGAGGAGCCGGTTGGAGAGCCAGTACCTGAACAGCTCGTTACGTTTCAATGGTGACTATGGAGATGAAGTG ACTTCAATACCTGACTCGGAAAGCAATCTGGATCAGAACTGCTTGTCTCGCTGCAGTACAGAGATTTTCTCTGAAGCCAGCTGGGAGCAGGTGGATAAACAGGACACAGAG GTGACACGGTGGCTCCCTGATCACTTGGCGGCACACTGTTACGGCTGCGACAGTGCATTCTGGCTTGCTAGCAGGAAGCATCACTGCAG GGTCCCCGAACGTGTTGATCAGACTTG GAATTGTGGGAATGTATTTTGCTCCAGCTGCTGTAACCAGAaggtgccggtccccagccagcaGCTCTTCGAACCGAGCCGGGTCTGCAAATCCTGCTACAGCAGCTTGCATCCTAACAGCTCCAGCCTTGATCTTGAACTGGACAAGCCTATCGCTGCCACTTCCAACTGA
- the MTMR3 gene encoding phosphatidylinositol-3,5-bisphosphate 3-phosphatase MTMR3 isoform X2, giving the protein MDEETQHSLECIQANQIFPRKQLIREDENLQVPFLELHGESTEYVGRAEDAIIALSNYRLHIKFKESIVNNVCKFAACETSVPLQLIENVECRDIFQLHLTCKDCKVIRCQFSTFEQCQEWLKRLNNAIRPPSKIEDLFSFAYHAWCMEVYASEKEQHGDLCRPGDHVTSRFKNEVERMGFDMNNAWRISNINEKYKLCSSYPQELIVPAWITDKELESVASFRSWKRIPAVVYRHQSNGAVISRCGQPEVSWWGWRNADDEHLVQSVAKACASDSKSNNSKLMNGNCSRDFSNGGDFSDMEFDSSLSNASGAETLAIQPQKLLILDARSYAAAVANRAKGGGCECPEYYPNCEVVFMGMANIHSIRKSFQSLRLLCTQMPDPGNWLSALESTKWLQHLSVLLKSALLVVHAVDRDQRPVLVHCSDGWDRTPQIVALAKLLLDPYYRTIEGFQVLVETEWLDFGHKFADRCGHGENSDDLNERCPVFLQWLDCVHQLQRQFPCSFEFNEAFLVKLVQHTYSCLFGTFLCNNAKERGEKHTQERTCSVWSLLRAGNKAFKNLLYSSQSESVLYPVCHVRNLMLWSAVYLPCSSPSTPADDTCAPYPVPNSTPEDQPLGRLPKTRSFDNLTTACDSSVPTANRRSSDPSLNEKWQEHRRSLELSSLGNPGDDLFDGENLGKQGKTLVGAELSVAAGVAEGQMVNILQEATKEEGGLEESVRSTVKTADKEGEEDVSQNKESRTENMDGYANHLCKKVEKEADTPVDNPISIPQVDLQGAFELQGQENEHVAVQKPFEARGLQTGFLDNFVNSSIQRAEENSVRLSVETEKPHGTPQHSPLLPVLQEAGISNMESSTETLTENGAKPELIQNAPCHWFHSTENSAGELPETVESRPEREDMIELHRLATNLNRTPKISNMHSPLPSPCALPLTECKEDIVCNGEVESENKVTDKPAGFSVTHKYPAPNGHCVNGEEGRIKVPLSRQVSTASCSSAPLHLRNLHHKGIAGRHQTANSPDQPARSHLDDDGMPIYADVIQQRLRQIESGHQQEVETLKKQVQELRSRLESQYLNSSLRFNGDYGDEVTSIPDSESNLDQNCLSRCSTEIFSEASWEQVDKQDTEVTRWLPDHLAAHCYGCDSAFWLASRKHHCRNCGNVFCSSCCNQKVPVPSQQLFEPSRVCKSCYSSLHPNSSSLDLELDKPIAATSN; this is encoded by the exons GTCCCTTTTCTTGAACTTCATGGTGAAAGCACAGAATATGTGGGGCGAGCTGAAGATGCCATTATTGCACTTTCCAACTACAGACTTCACATCAAATTTAAGGAATCAATTGTGAAC AATGTCTGTAAATTTGCTGCTTGTGAGACCTCA GTTCCATTACAGCTTATAGAAAACGTTGAATGCCGGGACATATTTCAGCTTCATTTGACTTGTAAAGACTGTAAAGTTATCAG GTGTCAGTTTTCTACCTTTGAGCAGTGTCAAGAATGGCTTAAACGGCTTAATAATGCAATCCGCCCTCCATCAAAGATAGAAGATCTGTTTTCATTTGCTTACCATGCCTGGTGTATGGAGGTGTATGCTAGTGAAAAAGAACAGCACGGTGATTTGTGTCGACCAG GGGATCATGTAACATCAAGATTTAAAAACGAGGTTGAAAGGATGGGTTTTGATATGAACAATGCCTGGAGGATTTCCAACATCAATGAGAAGTACAA ACTTTGCAGTAGCTACCCTCAAGAACTCATAGTTCCTGCTTGGATCACAGACAAAGAGCTGGAGAGTGTGGCAAGCTTCCGATCTTGGAAACGCATCCCTGCTGTCGTTTACAG GCACCAGAGCAATGGAGCAGTAATTTCCCGTTGCGGGCAGCCTGAAGTCAGTTGGTGGGGCTGGAGAAATGCTGATGATGAACATCTTGTTCAATCAGTGGCCAAAGCCTGTGCCTCGGACTCTAAGTCAAACAACAGTAAGCTAATGAATGGAAACTGTTCAAGAGATTTTTCCAATGGAGGAGACTTTTCTGATATGGAATTTG ATTCCTCCTTGTCAAATGCTTCAGGAGCAGAAACCTTAGCTATACAGCCTCAGAAACTCTTGATCTTGGATGCACGCTCTtatgcagctgctgtggcaaACAGGGCCAAAGGTGGAGGTTGCGAATGTCCAG AGTATTATCCAAACTGTGAAGTCGTGTTCATGGGAATGGCAAACATCCATTCCATCCGGAAGAGTTTTCAGTCATTGCGTTTGCTCTGCACGCAAATGCCAGACCCTGGAAA CTGGCTGTCAGCTCTGGAAAGCACCAAATGGCTGCAGCACCTGTCTGTGCTTCTGAAATCGGCACTGCTGGTAGTTCATGCAGTGGACAGAGACCAGCGACCTGTCTTGGTGCATTGTTCCGATGGCTGGGACCGAACGCCACAGATAGTGGCTCTGGCTAAGCTGCTACTGGATCCGTATTACAGGACCATAGAG GGTTTCCAGGTGCTGGTGGAAACGGAGTGGCTGGATTTTGGCCATAAGTTTGCTGATCGCTGTGGCCATGGTGAGAATTCGGATGACCTGAATGAACGCTGCCCAGTGTTTTTGCAGTGGCTCGACTGTGTCCATCAGCTCCAGAGGCAATTCCCTTGCTCTTTCGAGTTTAACGAAGCATTCCTT GTCAAGTTGGTGCAGCACACCTACTCTTGCCTTTTTGGTACATTCCTGTGCAACAATGCGAAGGAGAGAGGCGAAAAACACACCCAAGAAAGGACATGTTCAGTTTGGTCTCTGCTGCGAGCAGGAAACAAAGCCTTCAAAAATCTGCTCTACTCCTCCCAATCGGAATCT GTGCTGTATCCTGTGTGCCACGTACGAAATCTTATGCTTTGGAGTGCAGTTTATTTGCCATGTTCTTCCCCTTCTACCCCAGCAGATGATACTTGTGCCCCCTATCCAGTCCCAAACTCAACTCCTGAAGATCAGCCCCTGGGAAG GCTACCAAAGACGAGGTCCTTTGACAATCTGACGACAGCCTGTGACAGCAGTGTACCTACAGCCAACCGGCGCAGCAGCGATCCCAGTCTAAATGAGAAATGGCAGGAACATCGCCGTTCTCTGGAGCTCAGCAGCCTTGGGAATCCAGGGGATGATCTCTTTGATGGAGAGAACCTGGGCAAACAAGGCAAGACTCTGGTTGGAGCAGAACTTTCTGTGGCTGCAGGTGTAGCAGAAGGACAGATGGTGAACATCTTGCAGGAGGCTACTAAGGAGGAAGGGGGCCTGGAGGAAAGCGTGAGGAGCACTGTGAAAACAGCAGATAAAGAAGGGGAAGAGGATGTGTCCCAGAATAAAGAAAGCAGGACTGAAAATATGGATGGCTATGCTAATCATTtgtgtaaaaaggttgagaaggagGCAGACACTCCTGTGGACAATCCAATTTCCATCCCGCAGGTAGATTTACAGGGTGCTTTTGAGCTTCAGGGACAAGAGAATGAACATGTAGCTGTCCAGAAGCCTTTTGAGGCgagaggactgcagactggcttTTTGGACAACTTTGTAAATAGTAGCATTCAAAGAGCAGAGGAGAACAGTGTTAGACTCTCTGTAGAAACCGAAAAACCCCATGGTACCCCCCAGCATAGCCCACTGTTGCCTGTCCTGCAGGAGGCAGGAATCTCAAACATGGAGAGTTCTACTGAAACCTTAACAGAGAATGGAGCTAAGCCAGAACTGATCCAAAATGCCCCTTGCCATTGGTTCCATTCCACGGAAAACAGCGCTGGTGAACTTCCTGAGACTGTTGAAAGTCGACCTGAGAGGGAGGACATGATAGAACTTCACAGATTGGCAACAAACTTAAACAGGACTCCTAAGATCAGCAACATGCACAGCCCGTTGCCTTCACCTTGTGCCTTGCCTTTAACTGAATGTAAAGAGGACATTGTCTGTAATGGGGAGGTGGAGTCTGAGAACAAGGTGACAGACAAACCCGCTGGGTTCAGTGTTACCCACAAGTACCCTGCGCCAAATGGACACTGTGTGAATGGAGAGGAAGGTAGGATAAAGGTCCCTCTGAGCCGGCAGGTCTCCACAGCTAGCTGCAGTTCTGCTCCGTTGCATCTAAGGAACCTGCACCACAAGGGGATCGCAGGCCGGCACCAGACCGCAAATAGTCCAGACCAGCCCGCCCGTAGCCATCTGGATGATGATGGGATGCCAATCTATGCTGATGTAATTCAACAGCGCCTTCGCCAGATTGAAAGTGGACATCAGCAGGAGGTGGAGACGTTAAAGAAGCAGGTGCAAGAGTTGAGGAGCCGGTTGGAGAGCCAGTACCTGAACAGCTCGTTACGTTTCAATGGTGACTATGGAGATGAAGTG ACTTCAATACCTGACTCGGAAAGCAATCTGGATCAGAACTGCTTGTCTCGCTGCAGTACAGAGATTTTCTCTGAAGCCAGCTGGGAGCAGGTGGATAAACAGGACACAGAG GTGACACGGTGGCTCCCTGATCACTTGGCGGCACACTGTTACGGCTGCGACAGTGCATTCTGGCTTGCTAGCAGGAAGCATCACTGCAG GAATTGTGGGAATGTATTTTGCTCCAGCTGCTGTAACCAGAaggtgccggtccccagccagcaGCTCTTCGAACCGAGCCGGGTCTGCAAATCCTGCTACAGCAGCTTGCATCCTAACAGCTCCAGCCTTGATCTTGAACTGGACAAGCCTATCGCTGCCACTTCCAACTGA
- the MTMR3 gene encoding phosphatidylinositol-3,5-bisphosphate 3-phosphatase MTMR3 isoform X4, with product MDEETQHSLECIQANQIFPRKQLIREDENLQVPFLELHGESTEYVGRAEDAIIALSNYRLHIKFKESIVNVPLQLIENVECRDIFQLHLTCKDCKVIRCQFSTFEQCQEWLKRLNNAIRPPSKIEDLFSFAYHAWCMEVYASEKEQHGDLCRPGDHVTSRFKNEVERMGFDMNNAWRISNINEKYKLCSSYPQELIVPAWITDKELESVASFRSWKRIPAVVYRHQSNGAVISRCGQPEVSWWGWRNADDEHLVQSVAKACASDSKSNNSKLMNGNCSRDFSNGGDFSDMEFDSSLSNASGAETLAIQPQKLLILDARSYAAAVANRAKGGGCECPEYYPNCEVVFMGMANIHSIRKSFQSLRLLCTQMPDPGNWLSALESTKWLQHLSVLLKSALLVVHAVDRDQRPVLVHCSDGWDRTPQIVALAKLLLDPYYRTIEGFQVLVETEWLDFGHKFADRCGHGENSDDLNERCPVFLQWLDCVHQLQRQFPCSFEFNEAFLVKLVQHTYSCLFGTFLCNNAKERGEKHTQERTCSVWSLLRAGNKAFKNLLYSSQSESVLYPVCHVRNLMLWSAVYLPCSSPSTPADDTCAPYPVPNSTPEDQPLGRLPKTRSFDNLTTACDSSVPTANRRSSDPSLNEKWQEHRRSLELSSLGNPGDDLFDGENLGKQGKTLVGAELSVAAGVAEGQMVNILQEATKEEGGLEESVRSTVKTADKEGEEDVSQNKESRTENMDGYANHLCKKVEKEADTPVDNPISIPQVDLQGAFELQGQENEHVAVQKPFEARGLQTGFLDNFVNSSIQRAEENSVRLSVETEKPHGTPQHSPLLPVLQEAGISNMESSTETLTENGAKPELIQNAPCHWFHSTENSAGELPETVESRPEREDMIELHRLATNLNRTPKISNMHSPLPSPCALPLTECKEDIVCNGEVESENKVTDKPAGFSVTHKYPAPNGHCVNGEEGRIKVPLSRQVSTASCSSAPLHLRNLHHKGIAGRHQTANSPDQPARSHLDDDGMPIYADVIQQRLRQIESGHQQEVETLKKQVQELRSRLESQYLNSSLRFNGDYGDEVTSIPDSESNLDQNCLSRCSTEIFSEASWEQVDKQDTEVTRWLPDHLAAHCYGCDSAFWLASRKHHCRVPERVDQTWNCGNVFCSSCCNQKVPVPSQQLFEPSRVCKSCYSSLHPNSSSLDLELDKPIAATSN from the exons GTCCCTTTTCTTGAACTTCATGGTGAAAGCACAGAATATGTGGGGCGAGCTGAAGATGCCATTATTGCACTTTCCAACTACAGACTTCACATCAAATTTAAGGAATCAATTGTGAAC GTTCCATTACAGCTTATAGAAAACGTTGAATGCCGGGACATATTTCAGCTTCATTTGACTTGTAAAGACTGTAAAGTTATCAG GTGTCAGTTTTCTACCTTTGAGCAGTGTCAAGAATGGCTTAAACGGCTTAATAATGCAATCCGCCCTCCATCAAAGATAGAAGATCTGTTTTCATTTGCTTACCATGCCTGGTGTATGGAGGTGTATGCTAGTGAAAAAGAACAGCACGGTGATTTGTGTCGACCAG GGGATCATGTAACATCAAGATTTAAAAACGAGGTTGAAAGGATGGGTTTTGATATGAACAATGCCTGGAGGATTTCCAACATCAATGAGAAGTACAA ACTTTGCAGTAGCTACCCTCAAGAACTCATAGTTCCTGCTTGGATCACAGACAAAGAGCTGGAGAGTGTGGCAAGCTTCCGATCTTGGAAACGCATCCCTGCTGTCGTTTACAG GCACCAGAGCAATGGAGCAGTAATTTCCCGTTGCGGGCAGCCTGAAGTCAGTTGGTGGGGCTGGAGAAATGCTGATGATGAACATCTTGTTCAATCAGTGGCCAAAGCCTGTGCCTCGGACTCTAAGTCAAACAACAGTAAGCTAATGAATGGAAACTGTTCAAGAGATTTTTCCAATGGAGGAGACTTTTCTGATATGGAATTTG ATTCCTCCTTGTCAAATGCTTCAGGAGCAGAAACCTTAGCTATACAGCCTCAGAAACTCTTGATCTTGGATGCACGCTCTtatgcagctgctgtggcaaACAGGGCCAAAGGTGGAGGTTGCGAATGTCCAG AGTATTATCCAAACTGTGAAGTCGTGTTCATGGGAATGGCAAACATCCATTCCATCCGGAAGAGTTTTCAGTCATTGCGTTTGCTCTGCACGCAAATGCCAGACCCTGGAAA CTGGCTGTCAGCTCTGGAAAGCACCAAATGGCTGCAGCACCTGTCTGTGCTTCTGAAATCGGCACTGCTGGTAGTTCATGCAGTGGACAGAGACCAGCGACCTGTCTTGGTGCATTGTTCCGATGGCTGGGACCGAACGCCACAGATAGTGGCTCTGGCTAAGCTGCTACTGGATCCGTATTACAGGACCATAGAG GGTTTCCAGGTGCTGGTGGAAACGGAGTGGCTGGATTTTGGCCATAAGTTTGCTGATCGCTGTGGCCATGGTGAGAATTCGGATGACCTGAATGAACGCTGCCCAGTGTTTTTGCAGTGGCTCGACTGTGTCCATCAGCTCCAGAGGCAATTCCCTTGCTCTTTCGAGTTTAACGAAGCATTCCTT GTCAAGTTGGTGCAGCACACCTACTCTTGCCTTTTTGGTACATTCCTGTGCAACAATGCGAAGGAGAGAGGCGAAAAACACACCCAAGAAAGGACATGTTCAGTTTGGTCTCTGCTGCGAGCAGGAAACAAAGCCTTCAAAAATCTGCTCTACTCCTCCCAATCGGAATCT GTGCTGTATCCTGTGTGCCACGTACGAAATCTTATGCTTTGGAGTGCAGTTTATTTGCCATGTTCTTCCCCTTCTACCCCAGCAGATGATACTTGTGCCCCCTATCCAGTCCCAAACTCAACTCCTGAAGATCAGCCCCTGGGAAG GCTACCAAAGACGAGGTCCTTTGACAATCTGACGACAGCCTGTGACAGCAGTGTACCTACAGCCAACCGGCGCAGCAGCGATCCCAGTCTAAATGAGAAATGGCAGGAACATCGCCGTTCTCTGGAGCTCAGCAGCCTTGGGAATCCAGGGGATGATCTCTTTGATGGAGAGAACCTGGGCAAACAAGGCAAGACTCTGGTTGGAGCAGAACTTTCTGTGGCTGCAGGTGTAGCAGAAGGACAGATGGTGAACATCTTGCAGGAGGCTACTAAGGAGGAAGGGGGCCTGGAGGAAAGCGTGAGGAGCACTGTGAAAACAGCAGATAAAGAAGGGGAAGAGGATGTGTCCCAGAATAAAGAAAGCAGGACTGAAAATATGGATGGCTATGCTAATCATTtgtgtaaaaaggttgagaaggagGCAGACACTCCTGTGGACAATCCAATTTCCATCCCGCAGGTAGATTTACAGGGTGCTTTTGAGCTTCAGGGACAAGAGAATGAACATGTAGCTGTCCAGAAGCCTTTTGAGGCgagaggactgcagactggcttTTTGGACAACTTTGTAAATAGTAGCATTCAAAGAGCAGAGGAGAACAGTGTTAGACTCTCTGTAGAAACCGAAAAACCCCATGGTACCCCCCAGCATAGCCCACTGTTGCCTGTCCTGCAGGAGGCAGGAATCTCAAACATGGAGAGTTCTACTGAAACCTTAACAGAGAATGGAGCTAAGCCAGAACTGATCCAAAATGCCCCTTGCCATTGGTTCCATTCCACGGAAAACAGCGCTGGTGAACTTCCTGAGACTGTTGAAAGTCGACCTGAGAGGGAGGACATGATAGAACTTCACAGATTGGCAACAAACTTAAACAGGACTCCTAAGATCAGCAACATGCACAGCCCGTTGCCTTCACCTTGTGCCTTGCCTTTAACTGAATGTAAAGAGGACATTGTCTGTAATGGGGAGGTGGAGTCTGAGAACAAGGTGACAGACAAACCCGCTGGGTTCAGTGTTACCCACAAGTACCCTGCGCCAAATGGACACTGTGTGAATGGAGAGGAAGGTAGGATAAAGGTCCCTCTGAGCCGGCAGGTCTCCACAGCTAGCTGCAGTTCTGCTCCGTTGCATCTAAGGAACCTGCACCACAAGGGGATCGCAGGCCGGCACCAGACCGCAAATAGTCCAGACCAGCCCGCCCGTAGCCATCTGGATGATGATGGGATGCCAATCTATGCTGATGTAATTCAACAGCGCCTTCGCCAGATTGAAAGTGGACATCAGCAGGAGGTGGAGACGTTAAAGAAGCAGGTGCAAGAGTTGAGGAGCCGGTTGGAGAGCCAGTACCTGAACAGCTCGTTACGTTTCAATGGTGACTATGGAGATGAAGTG ACTTCAATACCTGACTCGGAAAGCAATCTGGATCAGAACTGCTTGTCTCGCTGCAGTACAGAGATTTTCTCTGAAGCCAGCTGGGAGCAGGTGGATAAACAGGACACAGAG GTGACACGGTGGCTCCCTGATCACTTGGCGGCACACTGTTACGGCTGCGACAGTGCATTCTGGCTTGCTAGCAGGAAGCATCACTGCAG GGTCCCCGAACGTGTTGATCAGACTTG GAATTGTGGGAATGTATTTTGCTCCAGCTGCTGTAACCAGAaggtgccggtccccagccagcaGCTCTTCGAACCGAGCCGGGTCTGCAAATCCTGCTACAGCAGCTTGCATCCTAACAGCTCCAGCCTTGATCTTGAACTGGACAAGCCTATCGCTGCCACTTCCAACTGA